One genomic window of Danaus plexippus chromosome 23, MEX_DaPlex, whole genome shotgun sequence includes the following:
- the LOC116774792 gene encoding uncharacterized protein LOC116774792, protein MPKCNKTKNPCKICLGQVSEKTGLQCQGACQTWIHFECLNYTPGKIKDIKAGVIKVTCPCPDCKTTLPKEYRTDEPFSCSNMKCPANIPPQCGNTACPTNKGMTNIDQNPVQTGCALDKCGKGCKTNSHPQVDRCPQPPPISPCAPPYHPLPFPATSSDKCLNFNACPSGCSSTVDIPGDRGSKEDGILSMGTLENMCNTVGQLTNQINNLMSQLKHSVKDKHGYGTQRACPQTGPKSLCPKPCFCPGNPGRR, encoded by the coding sequence ATGCCAAAATGCAACAAGACAAAAAACCCTTGCAAAATATGTTTAGGGCAAGTATCCGAAAAGACTGGCTTACAGTGCCAGGGTGCCTGCCAGACCTGGATACATTTTGAATGTTTGAACTACACGCCCGGCAAGATAAAGGACATAAAGGCTGGCGTTATAAAGGTAACTTGCCCTTGTCCGGATTGCAAAACGACTCTGCCCAAAGAATATAGAACTGATGAGCCATTTAGCTGCAGTAATATGAAGTGTCCAGCAAACATACCGCCTCAGTGCGGTAATACTGCCTGTCCTACTAATAAAGGTATGACAAATATAGACCAAAATCCAGTACAAACCGGCTGTGCCTTAGATAAATGTGGCAAAGGTTGTAAGACGAACAGCCATCCGCAGGTGGATCGTTGTCCTCAACCCCCGCCGATATCACCGTGTGCACCCCCATATCACCCACTTCCTTTTCCGGCGACCTCTTCAGATAAATGTCTGAATTTCAATGCGTGTCCATCAGGTTGTTCGTCAACCGTCGACATTCCAGGTGACCGTGGCTCTAAAGAGGATGGTATTTTATCCATGGGAACACTCGAGAACATGTGCAACACCGTTGGTCAATTGACAAACCAAATTAATAATCTAATGTCGCAATTGAAACACTCGGTTAAAGACAAACATGGCTACGGCACCCAGAGAGCTTGTCCTCAAACAGGACCAAAGTCCTTATGTCCAAAACCGTGCTTCTGTCCTGGAAACCCGGGAAGGAGATAA
- the LOC116774787 gene encoding keratinocyte proline-rich protein-like, protein MKSSKVKNPCKICCETVSKKNGLQCQGACRKWAHYKCLNYSPGKVQDIKLGIIKIACPCPDCITPLPKECIQVPPEPCEKTQCPVNKVPRCISAECPKNVEKPIPCYPEPAAKCNPSPSFDHCKLPQCPQPKPTTNNNVTSPNRDPSPPRRTSPPKDIIKKKVSPLCPTSPEALKNPCPTVSPTKCPSKQKLCKPCPIRSISCSDMSQESSFAKPFEKIKRITSDIQMLGNLERRSIFSCIENLCSTVGQLSNQVKELVCKMKVSN, encoded by the exons ATGAAGTctagtaaagtaaaaaatccTTGTAAAATCTGTTGCGAGACAGTGTCAAAGAAAAATGGGCTCCAATGTCAAGGTGCATGTAGAAAATGGGCACATTACAAATGCCTGAACTACTCTCCCGGTAAAGTTCAGGATATAAAGTTAGGCATCATAAAAATCGCATGTCCATGCCCAGATTGCATTACACCACTTCCTAAAGAATGTATCCAGGTTCCACCAGAACCGTGTGAAAAAACACAATGCCCCGTCAACAAAGTGCCACGTTGTATTTCCGCTGAATGTCCAAAGAATGTTGAAAAGCCGATTCCATGTTATCCTGAACCCGCAGCCAAATGTAATCCTTCGCCATCGTTTGACCATTGCAAACTTCCTCAGTGTCCACAACCAAAGCCAACTACCAATAACAATGTTACTTCTCCTAATAGAGATCCGTCCCCTCCACGACGCACTTCGCCTcctaaagatataataaaaaagaaagtttCTCCATTATGCCCCACATCGCCCGAAGCGCTGAAAAATCCATGTCCGACAGTCTCTCCTACAAAGTGCCCttctaaacaaaaattatgtaaaccATGTCCTATACGATCAATTTCATGCTCTGATATGTCACAAGAATCCAGTTTTG CAAAAccatttgaaaaaattaaaaggatTACATCGGATATTCAAATGTTGGGAAATTTGGAACGGAGATCGATATTTTCCTGTATCGAAAATCTATGCAGCACAGTTGGACAGCTGTCTAACCAAGTCAAAGAACTCGTTTGCAAGATGAAAGTATCCAACTga
- the LOC116774695 gene encoding small ribosomal subunit protein mS25, which yields MPFMKGRAPIRRTLDYLNAGKLVLKDKIKIFSVAYNIQGQNNVGAKEFVFWYLPQIQYKNPDVQVATLKNLTPSPFIKCYFDDGRQILVDIDNKSKEDIMEHLLNTVGKSQEVLAAEAIEKEDNPANFGTGCQRPCICEIYGQVPCPGVVPLPKFMRGKYKNQTD from the coding sequence atgccgTTCATGAAAGGAAGAGCACCTATTCGCCGAACTTTGGACTACTTGAATGCAGGCAAGCTAGTGCTCaaggacaaaataaaaatattttccgttGCATACAACATTCAGGGCCAAAATAATGTCGGAGCCAAGGAGTTCGTTTTCTGGTATCTACCACAAATCCAGTACAAAAATCCAGACGTGCAAGTCGCTACATTAAAGAATTTGACACCATCTCCATTTATAAAGTGTTATTTTGACGACGGCAGGCAAATATTGGTGGacatagataataaatcaaaGGAAGATATAATGGAGCACTTATTGAATACCGTTGGTAAATCGCAAGAAGTTTTGGCAGCAGAGGCGATAGAAAAAGAGGACAATCCCGCTAACTTCGGTACCGGTTGTCAAAGACCCTGCATATGCGAAATATATGGTCAAGTTCCGTGCCCTGGTGTAGTCCCGTTGCCGAAATTCATGCGCggcaaatataaaaaccaaaCAGATTAG
- the LOC116774916 gene encoding ornithine transcarbamylase, mitochondrial-like isoform X1, which yields MKLFKFFVNNISLLSQIRNEHCCMNTKPKHLICFKNWSAPMVLEVLESALNLKCTIGNTHGKRLDVLAGSKVMILQELNEPFLNMAVSKAATLLGAYDVNIVDNLAWDQDYMGRVFSFMADAIFVATMTHMCVQRFANQSTVPVVCMRSRTHASIQSLATMMAIIEEYGCLNGLNLAYFGPPHPVLNSYLLLCPILGINLKFMCCCKNNPVSPLLYKASENMTAKSHTALKACSEKEEVLKDATVIIAGPSNVNKINEFKLAIDDIDKQKRNHWIFFHTGPRGKEVDDKLFFHENSKTFVAFENFHYIAAALMANVMKDYKF from the exons atgaaattatttaaattttttgttaataacatttcattgTTGTCGCAAATAAGAAATGAACATTGCTGTAT gaACACAAAGCcgaaacatttaatatgttttaaaaactggTCAGCACCCATGGTGTTAGAGGTGCTTGAGAGTGCtttgaatttgaaatgtaCTATCGGAAATACCCACGGTAAGAGATTG GACGTTCTCGCCGGTTCCAAGGTGATGATATTACAAGAGCTCAATGAACCTTTTCTAAATATGGCTGTTTCAAAAGCAGCGACTCTCCTCGGCGCGTATGACGTCAATATAGTTGATAATTTAGCCTGGGACCAGGACTATATGGGCAG agTATTTTCTTTCATGGCAGACGCTATATTTGTTGCTACAATGACACATATGTGTGTACAAAGATTTGCGAACCAATCAACAGTACCTGTAGTATGCATGCGATCCCGAACGCATGCTAGCATTCAGTCCCTAGCCACAATGATGGctataatt gaaGAATATGGTTGTTTAAATGGGCTGAATTTAGCATATTTCGGTCCACCGCATCCAGTGCTAAATTCGTATTTATTACTGTGCCCAATACTTggtattaatttgaaatttatgtgttgctgtaaa AATAATCCGGTGTCTCCATTACTGTACAAGGCAAGTGAAAATATGACCGCCAAGTCACACACTGCTCTGAAGGCTTGCAGCGAGAAAGAGGAAGTATTGAAAGATGCTACCGTCATTATAGCCGGGCCATctaatgttaacaaaataaatgaattcaaGCTCGCCattgat gaTATCGATAAGCAGAAAAGAAATCATTGGATTTTCTTTCACACTGGACCCAGAGGAAAAGAAGTTGAcgataaactattttttcatgaaaacTCAAAGACTTTTGTGGCTTTTGAGAATTTCCATTACATTGCCGCAGCATTGATGGCCAATGTTATGAAGGATTACAAATTCTAA
- the LOC116774916 gene encoding uncharacterized protein LOC116774916 isoform X2: MKLFKFFVNNISLLSQIRNEHCCMNTKPKHLICFKNWSAPMVLEVLESALNLKCTIGNTHGKRLDVLAGSKVMILQELNEPFLNMAVSKAATLLGAYDVNIVDNLAWDQDYMGRVFSFMADAIFVATMTHMCVQRFANQSTVPVVCMRSRTHASIQSLATMMAIINNPVSPLLYKASENMTAKSHTALKACSEKEEVLKDATVIIAGPSNVNKINEFKLAIDDIDKQKRNHWIFFHTGPRGKEVDDKLFFHENSKTFVAFENFHYIAAALMANVMKDYKF; the protein is encoded by the exons atgaaattatttaaattttttgttaataacatttcattgTTGTCGCAAATAAGAAATGAACATTGCTGTAT gaACACAAAGCcgaaacatttaatatgttttaaaaactggTCAGCACCCATGGTGTTAGAGGTGCTTGAGAGTGCtttgaatttgaaatgtaCTATCGGAAATACCCACGGTAAGAGATTG GACGTTCTCGCCGGTTCCAAGGTGATGATATTACAAGAGCTCAATGAACCTTTTCTAAATATGGCTGTTTCAAAAGCAGCGACTCTCCTCGGCGCGTATGACGTCAATATAGTTGATAATTTAGCCTGGGACCAGGACTATATGGGCAG agTATTTTCTTTCATGGCAGACGCTATATTTGTTGCTACAATGACACATATGTGTGTACAAAGATTTGCGAACCAATCAACAGTACCTGTAGTATGCATGCGATCCCGAACGCATGCTAGCATTCAGTCCCTAGCCACAATGATGGctataatt AATAATCCGGTGTCTCCATTACTGTACAAGGCAAGTGAAAATATGACCGCCAAGTCACACACTGCTCTGAAGGCTTGCAGCGAGAAAGAGGAAGTATTGAAAGATGCTACCGTCATTATAGCCGGGCCATctaatgttaacaaaataaatgaattcaaGCTCGCCattgat gaTATCGATAAGCAGAAAAGAAATCATTGGATTTTCTTTCACACTGGACCCAGAGGAAAAGAAGTTGAcgataaactattttttcatgaaaacTCAAAGACTTTTGTGGCTTTTGAGAATTTCCATTACATTGCCGCAGCATTGATGGCCAATGTTATGAAGGATTACAAATTCTAA
- the LOC116774630 gene encoding serine/threonine-protein phosphatase 2A 55 kDa regulatory subunit B alpha isoform isoform X1 codes for MATTAMVVSPLASQPSPKNKRRLFAEARQNSLQKLSVIFDHGNKNGNGGETTWCFSQVKGTLEDDVTEADLISCVEFNHDGELLATGDKGGRVVIFQRDPASKQCVPKKGEYNVYSTFQSHEPEFDYLKSLEIEEKINKIRWLKRKNQAHFLLSTNDKTIKLWKVSERDKRVTGYNTREEGGRPRDPARVTSLRVPTVRPADLMVEASPRRIFANAHTYHINSISLNSDQETYLSADDLRINLWHLEITDQSFNIVDIKPANMEELTEVITAAEFHPTECNLFVYSSSKGTIRLCDMRAAALCDRHAKLFEEEEDPHARSFFSEIISSISDVKLSNSGRYMMSRDYLGLKVWDLRMETKPVETYPVHEYLRSKLCSLYENDCIFDKFECCWSGDDQRLMTGSYNGFFRIFERGCGAGAASARRGELTLEASRDAAATRPRQPLRARRVAATAKRKKDEISVDCLDFNKKILHTAWHPHESIIAVAATNNLFIFQDKF; via the exons GCAATGGTGGTGAAACTACATGGTGTTTTAGTCAGGTGAAGGGTACTCTGGAAGACGATGTCACCGAGGCCGACCTGATCTCATGTGTGGAGTTCAATCATGATGGAGAGCTTCTAGCTACGGGGGATAAAGGTGGCAGAGTTGTCATATTTCAA AGAGACCCAGCATCTAAGCAATGTGTGCCCAAAAAAGGTGAATACAATGTGTATTCAACGTTCCAATCCCACGAGCCAGAGTTTGATTATCTCAAGTCCTTAgaaatagaagaaaaaattaataaaataagatggCTGAAGAGAAAGAATCAGGCGCACTTCCTATTGTCAACAAACGACAAAACTATCAAGCTGTGGAAG GTATCAGAGCGTGACAAGCGAGTGACTGGTTACAACACGCGTGAAGAAGGAGGCCGGCCGAGGGATCCGGCTAGGGTCACCTCACTCAGGGTACCCACGGTCAGGCCAGCGGATCTCATGGTGGAGGCTTCGCCTAG GAGGATATTCGCTAACGCGCACACATACCACATTAATTCAATATCACTGAACTCGGATCAGGAGACATACTTGTCAGCTGATGACCTCCGGATCAACCTGTGGCACCTGGAGATCACGGACCAGAGCTTCAACATAGTGGACATAAAGCCTGCTAATATGGAGGAACTCACCGAG GTTATAACCGCAGCGGAGTTCCATCCAACTGAATGCAATCTCTTTGTATATTCTAGTAGTAAGG GTACAATAAGGCTGTGCGACATGCGAGCGGCGGCGCTGTGCGATCGTCACGCCAAGCTGTTTGAAGAGGAGGAGGATCCACACGCCAGGTCTTTCTTCTCGGAGATCATATCATCTATAAGTGATGTTAAGCTCAGCAATTCTGGCAG ATACATGATGTCTAGAGACTATTTAGGTTTAAAAGTATGGGATCTTAGAATGGAGACGAAACCAGTAGAAACATATCCA GTGCATGAGTATCTACGATCAAAACTTTGCTCACTGTACGAAAATGACTGCATCTTTGACAAGTTCGAGTGCTGTTGGAGCGGGGACGACCAGAGGCTCATGACTGGCTCATACAACGGCTTCTTTAg GATATTCGAGCGCGGTTGCGGCGCGGGCGCGGCGTCCGCTCGGCGCGGTGAGCTCACACTGGAAGCGTCACGTGACGCGGCCGCCACCAGACCGAGGCAGCCGCTCCGGGCGAGACGGGTAGCGGCCACCGCCAAGAGGAAGAAG GACGAGATAAGCGTAGACTGTTTGGACttcaataagaaaatattacatacggCGTGGCATCCGCACGAGAGCATCATAGCCGTGGCGGCGACAaacaatctttttatattccaaGACAAATTCTAG
- the LOC116774630 gene encoding protein phosphatase PP2A 55 kDa regulatory subunit isoform X4 — protein sequence MAGNGGETTWCFSQVKGTLEDDVTEADLISCVEFNHDGELLATGDKGGRVVIFQRDPASKQCVPKKGEYNVYSTFQSHEPEFDYLKSLEIEEKINKIRWLKRKNQAHFLLSTNDKTIKLWKVSERDKRVTGYNTREEGGRPRDPARVTSLRVPTVRPADLMVEASPRRIFANAHTYHINSISLNSDQETYLSADDLRINLWHLEITDQSFNIVDIKPANMEELTEVITAAEFHPTECNLFVYSSSKGTIRLCDMRAAALCDRHAKLFEEEEDPHARSFFSEIISSISDVKLSNSGRYMMSRDYLGLKVWDLRMETKPVETYPVHEYLRSKLCSLYENDCIFDKFECCWSGDDQRLMTGSYNGFFRIFERGCGAGAASARRGELTLEASRDAAATRPRQPLRARRVAATAKRKKDEISVDCLDFNKKILHTAWHPHESIIAVAATNNLFIFQDKF from the exons GCAATGGTGGTGAAACTACATGGTGTTTTAGTCAGGTGAAGGGTACTCTGGAAGACGATGTCACCGAGGCCGACCTGATCTCATGTGTGGAGTTCAATCATGATGGAGAGCTTCTAGCTACGGGGGATAAAGGTGGCAGAGTTGTCATATTTCAA AGAGACCCAGCATCTAAGCAATGTGTGCCCAAAAAAGGTGAATACAATGTGTATTCAACGTTCCAATCCCACGAGCCAGAGTTTGATTATCTCAAGTCCTTAgaaatagaagaaaaaattaataaaataagatggCTGAAGAGAAAGAATCAGGCGCACTTCCTATTGTCAACAAACGACAAAACTATCAAGCTGTGGAAG GTATCAGAGCGTGACAAGCGAGTGACTGGTTACAACACGCGTGAAGAAGGAGGCCGGCCGAGGGATCCGGCTAGGGTCACCTCACTCAGGGTACCCACGGTCAGGCCAGCGGATCTCATGGTGGAGGCTTCGCCTAG GAGGATATTCGCTAACGCGCACACATACCACATTAATTCAATATCACTGAACTCGGATCAGGAGACATACTTGTCAGCTGATGACCTCCGGATCAACCTGTGGCACCTGGAGATCACGGACCAGAGCTTCAACATAGTGGACATAAAGCCTGCTAATATGGAGGAACTCACCGAG GTTATAACCGCAGCGGAGTTCCATCCAACTGAATGCAATCTCTTTGTATATTCTAGTAGTAAGG GTACAATAAGGCTGTGCGACATGCGAGCGGCGGCGCTGTGCGATCGTCACGCCAAGCTGTTTGAAGAGGAGGAGGATCCACACGCCAGGTCTTTCTTCTCGGAGATCATATCATCTATAAGTGATGTTAAGCTCAGCAATTCTGGCAG ATACATGATGTCTAGAGACTATTTAGGTTTAAAAGTATGGGATCTTAGAATGGAGACGAAACCAGTAGAAACATATCCA GTGCATGAGTATCTACGATCAAAACTTTGCTCACTGTACGAAAATGACTGCATCTTTGACAAGTTCGAGTGCTGTTGGAGCGGGGACGACCAGAGGCTCATGACTGGCTCATACAACGGCTTCTTTAg GATATTCGAGCGCGGTTGCGGCGCGGGCGCGGCGTCCGCTCGGCGCGGTGAGCTCACACTGGAAGCGTCACGTGACGCGGCCGCCACCAGACCGAGGCAGCCGCTCCGGGCGAGACGGGTAGCGGCCACCGCCAAGAGGAAGAAG GACGAGATAAGCGTAGACTGTTTGGACttcaataagaaaatattacatacggCGTGGCATCCGCACGAGAGCATCATAGCCGTGGCGGCGACAaacaatctttttatattccaaGACAAATTCTAG
- the LOC116774630 gene encoding serine/threonine-protein phosphatase 2A 55 kDa regulatory subunit B alpha isoform isoform X2, whose protein sequence is MFYRSNSDGNGGETTWCFSQVKGTLEDDVTEADLISCVEFNHDGELLATGDKGGRVVIFQRDPASKQCVPKKGEYNVYSTFQSHEPEFDYLKSLEIEEKINKIRWLKRKNQAHFLLSTNDKTIKLWKVSERDKRVTGYNTREEGGRPRDPARVTSLRVPTVRPADLMVEASPRRIFANAHTYHINSISLNSDQETYLSADDLRINLWHLEITDQSFNIVDIKPANMEELTEVITAAEFHPTECNLFVYSSSKGTIRLCDMRAAALCDRHAKLFEEEEDPHARSFFSEIISSISDVKLSNSGRYMMSRDYLGLKVWDLRMETKPVETYPVHEYLRSKLCSLYENDCIFDKFECCWSGDDQRLMTGSYNGFFRIFERGCGAGAASARRGELTLEASRDAAATRPRQPLRARRVAATAKRKKDEISVDCLDFNKKILHTAWHPHESIIAVAATNNLFIFQDKF, encoded by the exons GCAATGGTGGTGAAACTACATGGTGTTTTAGTCAGGTGAAGGGTACTCTGGAAGACGATGTCACCGAGGCCGACCTGATCTCATGTGTGGAGTTCAATCATGATGGAGAGCTTCTAGCTACGGGGGATAAAGGTGGCAGAGTTGTCATATTTCAA AGAGACCCAGCATCTAAGCAATGTGTGCCCAAAAAAGGTGAATACAATGTGTATTCAACGTTCCAATCCCACGAGCCAGAGTTTGATTATCTCAAGTCCTTAgaaatagaagaaaaaattaataaaataagatggCTGAAGAGAAAGAATCAGGCGCACTTCCTATTGTCAACAAACGACAAAACTATCAAGCTGTGGAAG GTATCAGAGCGTGACAAGCGAGTGACTGGTTACAACACGCGTGAAGAAGGAGGCCGGCCGAGGGATCCGGCTAGGGTCACCTCACTCAGGGTACCCACGGTCAGGCCAGCGGATCTCATGGTGGAGGCTTCGCCTAG GAGGATATTCGCTAACGCGCACACATACCACATTAATTCAATATCACTGAACTCGGATCAGGAGACATACTTGTCAGCTGATGACCTCCGGATCAACCTGTGGCACCTGGAGATCACGGACCAGAGCTTCAACATAGTGGACATAAAGCCTGCTAATATGGAGGAACTCACCGAG GTTATAACCGCAGCGGAGTTCCATCCAACTGAATGCAATCTCTTTGTATATTCTAGTAGTAAGG GTACAATAAGGCTGTGCGACATGCGAGCGGCGGCGCTGTGCGATCGTCACGCCAAGCTGTTTGAAGAGGAGGAGGATCCACACGCCAGGTCTTTCTTCTCGGAGATCATATCATCTATAAGTGATGTTAAGCTCAGCAATTCTGGCAG ATACATGATGTCTAGAGACTATTTAGGTTTAAAAGTATGGGATCTTAGAATGGAGACGAAACCAGTAGAAACATATCCA GTGCATGAGTATCTACGATCAAAACTTTGCTCACTGTACGAAAATGACTGCATCTTTGACAAGTTCGAGTGCTGTTGGAGCGGGGACGACCAGAGGCTCATGACTGGCTCATACAACGGCTTCTTTAg GATATTCGAGCGCGGTTGCGGCGCGGGCGCGGCGTCCGCTCGGCGCGGTGAGCTCACACTGGAAGCGTCACGTGACGCGGCCGCCACCAGACCGAGGCAGCCGCTCCGGGCGAGACGGGTAGCGGCCACCGCCAAGAGGAAGAAG GACGAGATAAGCGTAGACTGTTTGGACttcaataagaaaatattacatacggCGTGGCATCCGCACGAGAGCATCATAGCCGTGGCGGCGACAaacaatctttttatattccaaGACAAATTCTAG
- the LOC116774630 gene encoding protein phosphatase PP2A 55 kDa regulatory subunit isoform X3 produces the protein MRLQTGNGGETTWCFSQVKGTLEDDVTEADLISCVEFNHDGELLATGDKGGRVVIFQRDPASKQCVPKKGEYNVYSTFQSHEPEFDYLKSLEIEEKINKIRWLKRKNQAHFLLSTNDKTIKLWKVSERDKRVTGYNTREEGGRPRDPARVTSLRVPTVRPADLMVEASPRRIFANAHTYHINSISLNSDQETYLSADDLRINLWHLEITDQSFNIVDIKPANMEELTEVITAAEFHPTECNLFVYSSSKGTIRLCDMRAAALCDRHAKLFEEEEDPHARSFFSEIISSISDVKLSNSGRYMMSRDYLGLKVWDLRMETKPVETYPVHEYLRSKLCSLYENDCIFDKFECCWSGDDQRLMTGSYNGFFRIFERGCGAGAASARRGELTLEASRDAAATRPRQPLRARRVAATAKRKKDEISVDCLDFNKKILHTAWHPHESIIAVAATNNLFIFQDKF, from the exons ATGAGGTTACAGACAG GCAATGGTGGTGAAACTACATGGTGTTTTAGTCAGGTGAAGGGTACTCTGGAAGACGATGTCACCGAGGCCGACCTGATCTCATGTGTGGAGTTCAATCATGATGGAGAGCTTCTAGCTACGGGGGATAAAGGTGGCAGAGTTGTCATATTTCAA AGAGACCCAGCATCTAAGCAATGTGTGCCCAAAAAAGGTGAATACAATGTGTATTCAACGTTCCAATCCCACGAGCCAGAGTTTGATTATCTCAAGTCCTTAgaaatagaagaaaaaattaataaaataagatggCTGAAGAGAAAGAATCAGGCGCACTTCCTATTGTCAACAAACGACAAAACTATCAAGCTGTGGAAG GTATCAGAGCGTGACAAGCGAGTGACTGGTTACAACACGCGTGAAGAAGGAGGCCGGCCGAGGGATCCGGCTAGGGTCACCTCACTCAGGGTACCCACGGTCAGGCCAGCGGATCTCATGGTGGAGGCTTCGCCTAG GAGGATATTCGCTAACGCGCACACATACCACATTAATTCAATATCACTGAACTCGGATCAGGAGACATACTTGTCAGCTGATGACCTCCGGATCAACCTGTGGCACCTGGAGATCACGGACCAGAGCTTCAACATAGTGGACATAAAGCCTGCTAATATGGAGGAACTCACCGAG GTTATAACCGCAGCGGAGTTCCATCCAACTGAATGCAATCTCTTTGTATATTCTAGTAGTAAGG GTACAATAAGGCTGTGCGACATGCGAGCGGCGGCGCTGTGCGATCGTCACGCCAAGCTGTTTGAAGAGGAGGAGGATCCACACGCCAGGTCTTTCTTCTCGGAGATCATATCATCTATAAGTGATGTTAAGCTCAGCAATTCTGGCAG ATACATGATGTCTAGAGACTATTTAGGTTTAAAAGTATGGGATCTTAGAATGGAGACGAAACCAGTAGAAACATATCCA GTGCATGAGTATCTACGATCAAAACTTTGCTCACTGTACGAAAATGACTGCATCTTTGACAAGTTCGAGTGCTGTTGGAGCGGGGACGACCAGAGGCTCATGACTGGCTCATACAACGGCTTCTTTAg GATATTCGAGCGCGGTTGCGGCGCGGGCGCGGCGTCCGCTCGGCGCGGTGAGCTCACACTGGAAGCGTCACGTGACGCGGCCGCCACCAGACCGAGGCAGCCGCTCCGGGCGAGACGGGTAGCGGCCACCGCCAAGAGGAAGAAG GACGAGATAAGCGTAGACTGTTTGGACttcaataagaaaatattacatacggCGTGGCATCCGCACGAGAGCATCATAGCCGTGGCGGCGACAaacaatctttttatattccaaGACAAATTCTAG